CGGGGGGAAGTGCCGCATAGGATATGGATCGTGAATATAGGCCAACCATTTGCAGTGCCACTCCGGCAACTTTAACAGAGCATGATGGGGCCGAAAACTTCCTCCCTGGCTAAGGGTAATTATAAGTTCAAATCGTTCAGGTTTTATTCCTTTTAAATATGAAATTATGCTGTTGCGGTCATTCAGTAGCGTAAATGAAAAACCTGATTGCTTTTCCACCACCCGATTAAGCGGTAATTTTAAACGAGTCCTAAGAAAAGCTTCCAATCGACTCAAAATAAAGAACAGGCTCCTGCGTTTCTCATAAATTGCAGTAGTTGAAATTCCATCCAGAATTACTTCTTTCCTGGTGTAGTGAAGAACTTCGATTCCAAATCCTGCCGTCCTCAGGTTATTAATAAGTGCCAGATTTGCTTTTGCACCACTACTGCCTTCTATATCTAGAGATTCTACAACAACAAGTATATTGATCGATTTATTCTTCACGTAATTGTTCTAAAACTGCTACAATTCTTTCTGCAGCCAAACCATCCCCATACGGATTTTGCATACTCCTGAATTCAGGAGGATTTGCAAGCAGGCTGCGGCATTTATTTAAAATTTGCTCTTTAGACGTCCCAGCTAAAAAAGCAAAACCGGCTTCTACTCCTTCCATTCTTTCCGTGACTTCCCTGGAAATAATGAGCGGCTTCCGAAAAAAAGGCATCTCCTCCTGAATCCCTCCGGAATCGGTAATTACCAGAGCACACCTCTCCATCAACCATAACATGGTGCTGTATTGAACAGGACCTACCAGGTGAATGTTCTTCTCCTTTTCAAGCCTTGAATAAATTGCCTCCTGTACAGCCGGGTTTAAATGAACGGGAAAAATTATTTCCAGGTCGCCACTTTTCCCAAGTTCCCTGAGGGCATCGCAAAGATTGGACAATCCTAATCCAAAGTTTTCGCGCCGGTGTCCTGTGACCAAAATTAGTTTCTTCTCATGATCAAGTAACCTCGATAATCTTTCAATCTCGGCATTATGACTAGTCTTACTTTTGGCAATGCCGTACTTCAAAGCTTCAACAATGGTATTCCCGGTAATAAAAATTGTCGATTCCGGTATTCCTTCCTGTAAAAGATTGAGCTTCGCATTTTCTGTGGGTGCAAAATGAAGATCGGCAATCCTTGCCGTGATCTGCCGGTTAATCTCTTCCGGGAAAGGCGCTCTCTTATTATAGGTCCTTAATCCTGCCTCCACATGTACTACTCTTATTCCTCTTTGATAAGCTGCCAGGGCGGCCATAGAAGAAGTTGCAGTATCCCCATGCACCATTACCACACTTGGATCTTCTTTTTGCAGTACCTCATCTACAGCCAATAGAAGCTTTGCACTTAAAGCATTCAGAGATTGCTCCGAACTCAAAACCTCGAGAGAATAATCTGGATCAATATTAAAAAAATCCAGTACCTCATAAAGCATTTCCCTGTGCTGACCGGTCACACATACAGCAAAAGATATATTCTTTTTTCTTAGCTCAAATATAACCGGAGCCATTTTTATAGCTTCAGGTCGAGTACCAAATACAAGCAGGAGTTCATTAACAGAAATTAATTTGAGGTAGATTCTGGCTACAATTACAAACATATAAAACA
This Salinimicrobium tongyeongense DNA region includes the following protein-coding sequences:
- the wecB gene encoding non-hydrolyzing UDP-N-acetylglucosamine 2-epimerase, with product MFVIVARIYLKLISVNELLLVFGTRPEAIKMAPVIFELRKKNISFAVCVTGQHREMLYEVLDFFNIDPDYSLEVLSSEQSLNALSAKLLLAVDEVLQKEDPSVVMVHGDTATSSMAALAAYQRGIRVVHVEAGLRTYNKRAPFPEEINRQITARIADLHFAPTENAKLNLLQEGIPESTIFITGNTIVEALKYGIAKSKTSHNAEIERLSRLLDHEKKLILVTGHRRENFGLGLSNLCDALRELGKSGDLEIIFPVHLNPAVQEAIYSRLEKEKNIHLVGPVQYSTMLWLMERCALVITDSGGIQEEMPFFRKPLIISREVTERMEGVEAGFAFLAGTSKEQILNKCRSLLANPPEFRSMQNPYGDGLAAERIVAVLEQLREE